One Methylobacterium sp. NMS14P DNA window includes the following coding sequences:
- a CDS encoding trypsin-like peptidase domain-containing protein — protein sequence MTGATRFVASRTLAGLDAVRTDDRPVIESYDRLRRVLRQHGGDAAAELFAEPVISRSNGAAPARVDWYTNLEGPIRLLADLDPDSAVHLRHRLGAALAALEPALRDREAGAFAAACLNLAGPSAVLAVGDVPLLVDWGLLPQGLAADERGRVRHYASTLGAVAPGHLPYPPVDREDWAARFEPAAPAGQEASPGPRLGVPARPAWRGSIAPVVAAGIAAALVALSYVPGVLVFPPLPQAVSAESRAFQTAWLNGLRRRRDALAAADGFACPRLRTELPGLVPQSPAGVRLPTDPAAPPAARAAVEPSAPPAESGRPGAPATDGLVDRLERSTVLVLAGDATGSGFFVADDLVVTNRHVVEGASTLMIAGRHAGVAPATLVQVGAPGTLTDFALLRVPPRSGGRPLALAKPGRPLTPVVAAGFPGLYLGTDPTFARLRDGDAAASRDLVPVVQTGVVNHLQRYDEAAVTLVLHGAEIAPGNSGGPLVDYCGRVVGVNAFGRTDDRMPVTARYALGADGLAAFLAGAGVTAAVDDRPCDLQATPRPAATAAAEPAEAAATPPAPAPAAPTGQTAPRPDARTAPRPGRDARPPAR from the coding sequence ATGACCGGCGCCACGCGCTTCGTCGCCAGCCGGACGCTGGCCGGACTGGATGCCGTCCGCACCGACGACCGGCCGGTCATCGAGTCCTATGACCGGCTGCGGCGGGTTCTGCGCCAGCACGGCGGCGACGCCGCTGCCGAACTCTTCGCCGAGCCGGTCATCTCGCGCAGCAACGGGGCGGCCCCGGCGCGCGTGGACTGGTACACGAATCTCGAAGGTCCGATCCGGCTGCTGGCCGACCTCGATCCGGACAGCGCCGTCCACCTCAGGCACCGCCTCGGCGCCGCGCTGGCGGCGCTGGAGCCGGCGCTGCGGGACCGCGAGGCGGGCGCGTTCGCGGCGGCGTGCCTCAATCTCGCGGGACCGTCCGCCGTGCTGGCGGTCGGGGACGTCCCGCTCCTCGTCGACTGGGGATTGCTCCCTCAGGGATTGGCCGCGGACGAGCGCGGACGCGTGCGCCACTACGCGTCGACGCTAGGCGCGGTCGCCCCCGGTCACCTCCCCTATCCGCCGGTCGACCGTGAGGACTGGGCCGCCCGCTTCGAGCCGGCGGCCCCGGCCGGCCAGGAGGCGTCGCCCGGACCGCGGCTCGGCGTTCCCGCCCGGCCGGCTTGGCGCGGCAGCATCGCGCCGGTCGTCGCGGCCGGGATCGCGGCGGCCCTGGTCGCGCTCTCCTACGTGCCGGGCGTTCTGGTCTTCCCGCCGCTGCCCCAAGCCGTCTCGGCCGAGTCCAGGGCCTTCCAGACGGCCTGGCTCAACGGTCTTCGCCGGCGGCGCGACGCCCTCGCCGCGGCGGACGGCTTCGCCTGCCCCCGCCTCCGGACGGAACTGCCCGGGCTCGTTCCGCAGAGCCCCGCCGGCGTGCGCCTGCCCACGGATCCGGCGGCGCCGCCCGCGGCCCGCGCCGCCGTCGAGCCGTCGGCGCCACCGGCAGAATCCGGCCGGCCCGGCGCGCCGGCCACCGACGGGCTGGTCGACCGGCTGGAGCGCAGCACGGTCCTGGTCCTGGCCGGCGACGCCACCGGCTCGGGGTTCTTCGTCGCGGACGATCTCGTCGTCACCAATCGCCACGTCGTCGAGGGCGCCTCGACGCTGATGATCGCCGGGCGGCACGCCGGCGTCGCTCCGGCGACCCTGGTGCAGGTCGGCGCTCCGGGTACCCTGACCGACTTCGCCCTGCTGCGGGTCCCGCCGCGCTCGGGGGGGCGGCCCCTCGCCCTCGCGAAGCCGGGCCGCCCGCTGACGCCGGTGGTCGCGGCCGGGTTCCCGGGCCTCTATCTCGGCACAGACCCGACCTTCGCGCGCCTCCGGGACGGCGACGCCGCGGCGAGCCGCGACCTGGTCCCGGTGGTCCAGACCGGCGTGGTCAACCACCTGCAGCGCTACGACGAGGCCGCCGTGACGCTGGTGCTGCACGGGGCCGAGATCGCGCCGGGCAACAGCGGCGGCCCGCTCGTCGACTATTGCGGCCGCGTCGTCGGCGTGAACGCCTTCGGCCGCACGGACGACCGCATGCCGGTCACCGCGCGCTACGCCCTCGGCGCGGACGGTCTCGCGGCGTTCCTGGCGGGCGCCGGCGTGACCGCGGCTGTCGATGACCGTCCCTGCGATCTCCAGGCGACGCCCCGCCCGGCGGCGACCGCCGCGGCGGAGCCGGCCGAGGCTGCCGCGACGCCGCCCGCCCCGGCACCGGCCGCGCCGACCGGCCAGACGGCCCCGCGGCCGGACGCGCGGACCGCCCCACGGCCGGGGCGCGACGCCCGGCCGCCGGCACGCTGA
- a CDS encoding tetratricopeptide repeat protein — protein sequence MPTLSSSSENRLRSTVSIGLLVVVGSLSCGVSSAHDGDPGVGAVQSCDRLASAPWDPDAPDAQRTVNFRDLRAGAAVAACRAAVAEAPRLRRLHFQLGRAYDRQGANNDAFEAYRRAAELGSGAAKVNIGILYQQGRRFEKSDAKARAWFRDAAATGIPEGMYCYAVALDNGIGGSPDAAAARAWYVKAAERGTAKARDALVRLELDGTGTGVRCD from the coding sequence GTGCCGACCTTGAGCAGTTCTAGCGAGAACAGGCTGAGATCTACGGTAAGTATTGGACTTCTTGTGGTGGTCGGTTCTCTCTCCTGTGGCGTGTCCTCTGCGCACGACGGCGATCCGGGCGTCGGGGCTGTTCAGTCCTGCGACCGTCTCGCGAGCGCTCCGTGGGATCCGGATGCCCCCGACGCGCAGCGGACCGTCAACTTCCGGGATCTACGCGCCGGCGCGGCCGTAGCGGCGTGCCGGGCGGCGGTTGCCGAGGCCCCGCGGCTGCGGCGGCTCCATTTCCAGCTCGGCCGCGCCTACGACCGTCAGGGCGCGAACAACGATGCCTTCGAGGCCTACCGGCGCGCGGCCGAACTGGGCAGCGGTGCGGCCAAGGTCAATATCGGCATCCTCTACCAGCAGGGTCGCAGGTTCGAGAAGAGCGATGCCAAGGCGCGCGCTTGGTTCCGCGACGCGGCCGCGACGGGCATTCCGGAAGGGATGTACTGCTACGCGGTCGCCCTCGACAACGGGATCGGCGGTTCCCCCGACGCTGCGGCGGCCCGGGCCTGGTACGTGAAGGCCGCCGAGCGCGGCACCGCGAAGGCGCGGGACGCGCTCGTGCGTCTCGAACTCGACGGCACCGGCACGGGTGTGCGCTGTGATTAG
- a CDS encoding S1C family serine protease, with amino-acid sequence MSRMKVALAVLAAVGGVAQPTAASPAPPKLTVDKSFGKVAGWSIGYSESLGGCLAAASYGDGTTLWFGFNGARGASYLALTNAKWRSLEVGGQYELHMIAGRQKWHGTFTGFERGDAHGLYQSGLKERFVADLSESGSINVIFKGRQIAVLSLVGSTEAFDAVIGCQKDVTTAAAKAEPAPDNPRKLEAGMTSTGTGFYVSERGHLLTNNHVVEACSDISVQQPGHTALRARLVARDAANDLAVLTTDFPQKVVPPLSIRARLGESVYVYGYPQSNVLASTGNFTIGSVTATAGSGDDTRKIQISAPVQQGNSGGPALDQFGNVIGVVQSKQVAFASGDVPQNVNFAIKSTIALNFLEANGVEAPINVRMTDPMDGAAIAEKARDFTVQITCR; translated from the coding sequence ATGTCTCGCATGAAGGTTGCCCTCGCCGTTCTGGCGGCCGTCGGCGGCGTGGCTCAACCCACCGCGGCCTCGCCCGCGCCCCCGAAGCTGACGGTCGACAAGAGCTTCGGCAAGGTCGCGGGCTGGTCCATCGGCTACAGCGAGAGCCTCGGCGGCTGCCTGGCGGCGGCGAGCTACGGGGACGGGACGACGCTGTGGTTCGGCTTCAACGGTGCCCGCGGCGCGTCGTACCTGGCCCTCACCAACGCCAAGTGGCGCTCGCTCGAGGTCGGCGGACAGTACGAGCTCCACATGATCGCGGGCCGCCAGAAGTGGCACGGGACGTTCACGGGCTTCGAGCGCGGCGACGCGCACGGGCTGTACCAGTCGGGACTGAAGGAACGCTTCGTGGCCGACCTGTCCGAGTCCGGCAGCATCAACGTGATCTTCAAAGGGCGGCAGATCGCCGTGCTGTCACTCGTCGGGTCCACGGAGGCGTTCGACGCCGTCATCGGCTGCCAGAAGGACGTGACGACAGCCGCCGCGAAGGCGGAGCCCGCGCCCGATAACCCGCGCAAGCTCGAGGCCGGCATGACCAGCACCGGAACCGGCTTCTACGTGTCGGAACGCGGGCACCTGCTGACCAACAACCACGTGGTCGAGGCGTGCTCGGACATCTCCGTGCAGCAGCCCGGCCATACCGCCCTCCGGGCCCGTCTCGTCGCCCGGGACGCCGCCAACGACCTCGCGGTGCTCACCACCGACTTTCCGCAGAAGGTGGTGCCGCCGCTCTCGATCCGGGCGCGACTCGGCGAGAGCGTCTACGTCTACGGCTATCCGCAGAGCAACGTCCTGGCCTCGACGGGAAATTTCACGATCGGCAGCGTCACCGCGACGGCGGGCTCGGGCGACGACACCCGCAAGATCCAGATCTCGGCGCCGGTCCAGCAGGGTAACAGCGGCGGACCGGCCCTCGACCAGTTCGGCAACGTGATCGGGGTGGTGCAATCCAAGCAGGTCGCGTTCGCCTCCGGCGACGTGCCGCAGAACGTCAACTTCGCCATCAAGTCCACGATCGCCCTCAACTTCCTCGAGGCGAACGGCGTCGAGGCGCCGATCAACGTGCGCATGACGGACCCGATGGACGGCGCCGCGATCGCCGAGAAGGCTCGCGACTTCACGGTTCAGATCACCTGCCGTTGA
- a CDS encoding SDR family NAD(P)-dependent oxidoreductase yields MSSAVVFGASGGIGQALVAALAEAGTYKRIFALSRSQVFQPDPVQSLSVDITDEASIAAAAEAVGAAGPVGLVLVASGLLHGPGIAPEKAIRALDPAAMTAVFAVNTVGPALVAKHFIPLMPRVGHGVFAALSARVGSIGDNRLGGWYAYRASKAALNQILRTLAVETARTHPELIVVGLHPGTVRTALSRPFRPDAGTPGVFAPDECAARLLQVVSGLRAEDSGHTLAWDGQLIPP; encoded by the coding sequence ATGAGCAGTGCAGTCGTCTTCGGAGCTTCGGGCGGTATCGGTCAGGCGCTCGTCGCAGCCCTCGCGGAGGCCGGAACGTACAAGCGCATCTTCGCCCTCTCGCGCTCGCAGGTGTTTCAGCCCGATCCCGTGCAGTCCCTGTCCGTCGACATCACGGACGAGGCTTCGATCGCGGCGGCGGCCGAGGCTGTCGGCGCGGCGGGACCGGTCGGGCTGGTCCTCGTCGCCAGCGGTCTGCTGCACGGGCCGGGCATCGCGCCGGAGAAGGCGATCCGCGCGCTCGATCCGGCCGCGATGACCGCGGTGTTCGCCGTCAACACCGTCGGCCCCGCCCTCGTGGCCAAGCACTTCATTCCGTTGATGCCGCGTGTTGGGCACGGCGTTTTCGCCGCGCTCTCGGCGCGCGTCGGATCGATCGGCGACAATCGCCTGGGCGGATGGTACGCCTACAGAGCCTCGAAGGCGGCGCTCAACCAGATCCTCCGCACGCTCGCCGTCGAGACGGCGCGCACCCATCCGGAGCTGATCGTCGTCGGTCTCCATCCCGGAACCGTGCGGACGGCTCTGTCCCGGCCGTTTCGCCCGGATGCCGGCACACCCGGCGTCTTCGCGCCGGACGAGTGTGCGGCTCGGCTGCTGCAGGTGGTGTCCGGGCTGCGGGCCGAGGATTCCGGTCACACCCTGGCGTGGGATGGGCAGCTGATCCCGCCGTGA